Below is a genomic region from Argiope bruennichi chromosome 11, qqArgBrue1.1, whole genome shotgun sequence.
acagtttcaaagtatgaaaatgaaataaagaagaggttttgtttaattaagaaaaaaaaaaaaaaaatagcaatataaatttttgattcctAAAAACAGTTCAAAATGAGGGtttgaaaaatcactttttaacccTCTCATTCATACATATATTATATGCGtgtgtataaatttttgaataatggtGGCTTTAGTTTCTAAAGAACATGATAGGTAAAGAACTGCAGAATTTTCCTAAGTTCTTGTCATGATAACCATGGCAATAGGTAGTCTTTTTATAAGGAATCTATCTAAAATATGTCTAGGATCAGTTAATATTCACTGAAGTTAACATTCCATGAAAACAcaactagaaataaaatatttttgaattttctatgaatttttttaagtcactgATTTTTACACAGATAAATACTCTATTATAACTtgcttgttttattatttaaaaaaaaccctgtgcagcttttattttaaaaaaaattaattatgtttaaaaaatacttttttttatcattaacgCTCActgacatgaaaaaaataataataggtaTTTGCTACTTTTCAGGACAGTTTAGATGGTGCAGcatattaattaaagttatatcatcctaaaaatgttttgttacatTGGACTTCTATAACCTAAATAGGAAATACtataatgaagtaaataaaattatataagaaatttctaCACGGCCCAACAGAATTTTCagcatttaagttaaaatttaaaaaattcctattagCAAGCCAGGAGATACATTTTGTTTCTCAAGagatataattattctatttcatcgtttcttctttaaaaaaaaaatcgtaaatctGAGCAATaaggataaaaagaaaacaaaaaaaaaaaaaaaaaaaagtggatgaAGAGAATGCAGTTGATGAGATCTTGCTAACAAGTtgttgcaatgattttttttttttcttttgaggagactattattatttttagcctttaacttttatattatagCAGCTATCCAAAAACTTTCAGTATGAAAATTGTTAGGATGATGATGATAAAATTCGTATGATTTGAATTACCTCCCAAAGCTATAGAGAAATAAGTTTCCACCCACTAAGCTAGATGGCACATCtataaaaattcatctaaaatatttatcatccaTACAATATAGGCATTTCTTACCATTCAAAGCTATTTGAGCCATCTTGCTTGTATGTTAACAAGACCAAAGagttaaacacacacacacatttataaatttttgtatgcgAAGTGATTTGGAGTTCTAGGGACTATGACTGATAAAGATCTACatttttctgcttcattttttttacatctatatTGACGAAGAAAATCTTTCCTGAAGTTGTACCATGACAGCTGTAGCAATAAGTAATATTCTCATGAGGAATCCATCTAGGGGCaattgatttaaatgttttaagtgAAGATTCTgaacaatttgaaataatgaaaaggaCATTTTTCAACAGCAGGAAGGATAATTTTCAGCAACTTGAATTCTTATTTTCACATTCAAATTTCACTTCAATTTCATATGTATAGagcattgaaaaaaatcaaactagAAATATAGATATTCCTAAGAATATATTTTGTCCACTTGTAAAGaattagaaatctaaaaatatctaattattataGATACAACATAAATAATATGGCGACTAAAAATTACTCattgtttaaagaaattcttgttaAAACAAACAATTTGTTATGATGAGAATTGAAACTTGACTCTTAATGCATggtcacaagaaaaaaaaattatgtatgcttTCATGTACTACTAATATGAGGGAGCAAAGTGTCCTGAAAACAAAATGTAATGGAAACtggaaatttctaattaatcctTTTGAGAATCATTAAATTGAAGAActattaacaaattttcaaaatatgtattaattcaattttaaaaaatgctttataaacttaacaaattacttttaaaaagtaaaaccgcAGTAAACTCCAGATTAtccacaaattatatttaaaaaatatgaaagaaaggaatacaaattaattttttcagtattgcatcctttttttttttttaatttgtgataagTTTTTTTGACAATACTTTGAGTTTAATAGGATAATTAAGTGGTTACTGTATTTCGAAATCTTGGAGAGTATTACAAGACAACTGAAgaataatattcaagaaaaaaaaaaaaagtattcaaaaatcatgaattaagcaatgaagaatatttaaaacagaatatcacatctgaaatttggtttcataatgagactgaaaaataattcatgtcATCACACTGAAGGCATATTATTTTTAGTCAATAGAAACTTGAATCTTCTGCCATTTTCTCTTCTTATTCATCAGAATgtgaataatgagaaaaaaacagaagaaattgTCGAGAATTTCATTATGAGATATTACAtacatagattaaaaattaatcaaaattaattgctgaaaatgacatttaaactCCTAATTTCTAAGTAGGTGttactattaaaaatactttcattgttgaagttgttcattttgatgaaagaataattcACCAAAACAGAATTGTCTTTCTAACTTCTATCCTAATTTGAGCTCTTTTTGAATTAGATAGCATATGTATGAGCTTGTTCCTTTTCACCCTCACTACAACATATTTTTCACCAATAGAAATCTGATCAAAACTGCACAAATTATCATGTcgaaaaattataagcaaaacattatacacacacagacagacagaactTCTACTCTTATTGTGGcccaatagttaatttctaaatcacTAGActgtataaaaagttaatttcgtaattttttcaataaagcatttattgGTTCAAACAACATAGAATATATCCTTTCCctcatttatagcattttttcaaaagaaaaaaatattatatttaaaattttcgaaattggcTTTTGGGCCATAAGATTGGACAtcctatatatatacatacatacatgcatgcaataaatttaatgGTACTCTTAAGATTATTCCTTTTCTAtgtccctttttttaaaacaataacgcCACTTCTACATTAAATCACAGATTTACTTAAATAAGCATGAATCCTTACGTTTACCTTTAAAAACTGCCAATTTAgataaaatgaaagatgattATGCTTCCCAAACCTTCTTCAGGCTTTGGACATTCTTCCATGATGCACATCACTTAATATATGACATCTGAATAATCATCATTCTAATGACTTTTAGATTTATTGATTGCTAGATTTAAGTATATATAGgcataaacttttaaatgaaggGTGGTTTAAGGTTCTAGAAATCATAGCCAATCCTTCACAAGAAATATTGCAATTTCCAAAGTCATGTAATAAGAATCATTGTATTATGTAGCATTTCTATAAAGAATTAACCTACCTAATACTTAATGTATATACAATATTAGGACAACCATGTTCATTgttatgctttttaataattatattttaatctaaaattactaAACTGTATACTCAATTTAGCAAAATTCAGGTaacaaaatttctatatattgaaatatttttatctttacttttatttgcttcaaaaatatattacaatccATACACTAAACAACTACAGAATGAAAATCCAATAACTCACaattaattttgctattaaaagttaaaattacttcaagcaaccataattttttttcaaaaaaaaaaaaaaaaaaaaaatcatttagtcaGCTAAcattgctattaatttttattttgaaccattacttttattatattaacttgGTTTGGGTAGATTAAAACCTGCTAATTGTAgctttaagtaaaattttctgaaatcaataaaatgtcaaaaacttgtaaaaacttttaatttcatttcttaatgaatctaaaaagaataaataaaaactagaaaatatctaataatttttttaactttcataagATAATGGcgcatcaatttttattattcaatacagaaaaacaTACTCACATGGACTGAAGTAACAAACTTAATCGACAAAAGcacttttaaacaatattatttactattgcatagtattttcatttaatactgagaaaaataaaatcaaacattcaGTAGCTTACAGCATTATATAAATGTTGCCAAAAAAAATGTCCtattaagaagtaaaaatatattatatttcaaactaaaagaaaattttcacacaatttttatatggaaaaaatatttatgcctttttttttttattataatttattgtaagaGATACTAGAAATATTTAAGCCACGCTTAGAAATTTTAAGTGATATAAACATAACTGACTAATATTTTAAAGTCTCATTCAAATGAGAAAGTattcattagtttatttatttattcccattacagttatatatactttttatctGAACAAAAATCACTGCTCTTAGATACATAAATTGCTTTACCAGAAAGAAGAAAATCATTTCAAAGATTATAATATACATCTGAAAATTTCTTCATGTTAAttgatacattaaatttataatactaaGATGGATCATATACATCATGCAATTgatggaattttatttctaataagagTGTTGGAAAAAATTTCGGGCTTATATAATATACAGACCAGCacatttgtattcatttaaacaAGTCACAGGACAAGTTTTGGGTATAATAAATCAACCTTCCCATTTTTATATGTCTCAATTGAAAATTATGTTGATAATATTGCAAACATGTTCtaactataaaaacatttatgcaaCATAATGATAAGTATTTGTATTATCAAGATCACGTTGAAGATAATCACGGTCAATTAAACTTTCCACACGTTTCTTTAACTCTGAAGGTTTTACTGGGAACTTAAGCTGATCATATAATTCAGTAATAAGAAGGTTATGTGATGATGTCTTGCGAGTTTTCATTATACGGACTATAGCAGCATCAATTTGGTACTGCCTGTCCTGGAAAACTCTTTCCTGAGTTATAGACTGCTCTTCCTGGGTCTCCTTCATTTGtatctgattaattttaattcgataaagcttatttttaaagtCTGCATTGAAGACAAATTTATCCGTCTCTTCTACATCTTTACCCCTGGGGACTTTGTGTAGAACTCTTGCTTTGCCACATGCCAAGGACTGTAAGGTCCGTTTCAATTCACCATCTTCTATACCAGtggtttgttttatttcttcatatgaaTAAGAATCTTTTTTGTTGAACATTAGCAGAACTAGTCCTTGGAACAAGGATACTTGAAGTTCTTTGTTGCCAGATGGGAAACTAGCTTTCAGTACACAATGGCCCAAACTGGGTTGCCAAAGCAACTTCCGGCCACTGtgtttctttaaatagaaatctttaaaaacatctTGACATACAAGCATATCAGAAGGCATCTGCACTTCACATGGTGGATAAGTAGGCCAATATCCCATAGTAAGAACACTGACAGTCATATCCATGGTAACAGGAGCTCTAACATGCATTAGATGCTGTTTAAATGCAGCCATCAATTCCTTAGATATCTCCATATCTTTAAACATACCTTCCAGTTTGCTAGTAAATGCTGCTCCACATTCTTGCTTCAATTTAGAGAGCATTGACTTTTCTGCATCAACAGAGGCACTTTTTCCCACAAGAAGTCTCTTTGCCAGATCTTTTTTGTAAAAAGCTTCAAAAACATCCTTTCCATGAATATAGCGAAACAGAACCATTATCTTATCTAGAAGCAACTCTAACTCCTCTTCAGTTGCTTCTTTATTTCCAGCACGCAACTTCACATCAAGgtatttggcaattaattctgCTGGCTTATTAGGTCTCTGATTTACAAAGTGTTCAAAAGCTTCTTTCAGGGTAttcacaaatttttcatttttctggaaACATTGATTTACAATGACATCCATTTTATCCTTAAATTCCAAAAGTTCTTGAACCATGGTCTTGTCCTTTTCTGGATTGCTTACAATAACACGGccagtttttttaatatagagaTTGAAATGGGAGCATAACTGAGACAGACCATTTTTAACTCTAGCAAACAACTCATATATGAGCTTGAGGTCATTTAATCGATACTCTTCTAATAGCTGATCAAGTCCTTTTTGTAGAAGAGGAGACAGATGTTCTCCAAGAAGCTGTTTTTCAACACACTGTATGAGTGGTTTTTTTGTAGATTGGTCCAAATAATGCAGCAACCTTTCCCATTCTTCATTCAAGCGTTTGTCTACATGTTTCAAATAGAGCGGTACTTCTAATTCTTGCATTAGACGCTGTCCCTCAGCAGCATATAATTCTTCTGTAGTCTTCAGAAACTGAACTTCAAAAACATCCTGATAAATTTGCAAGTCCAGAAGCATTCGCAACAGGTTTTTCAACAAGCTTCTGTCAACAGTCTGTCCATTTCTTTCATGACCAATAAG
It encodes:
- the LOC129957364 gene encoding cullin-4A-like encodes the protein MNINICSSKVENNWPVKKSKRELCENMSDVVSPKRYGLSTVSNYPYATPLINRPGSTKKLVIKNFEKPKLPENYKQQTWEKLKSAVIAIQTSKSISTSQEELYQAVENLCSNGMASFLYEGLRGLCETHIKSNVDQFLPDSMDSVYFLKLMNEFWQNHCRQMIMIRSIFLFLDRTYILQTPEISSLWDMGLDMFRLHILSHSLIQSRTVEGLLLLIGHERNGQTVDRSLLKNLLRMLLDLQIYQDVFEVQFLKTTEELYAAEGQRLMQELEVPLYLKHVDKRLNEEWERLLHYLDQSTKKPLIQCVEKQLLGEHLSPLLQKGLDQLLEEYRLNDLKLIYELFARVKNGLSQLCSHFNLYIKKTGRVIVSNPEKDKTMVQELLEFKDKMDVIVNQCFQKNEKFVNTLKEAFEHFVNQRPNKPAELIAKYLDVKLRAGNKEATEEELELLLDKIMVLFRYIHGKDVFEAFYKKDLAKRLLVGKSASVDAEKSMLSKLKQECGAAFTSKLEGMFKDMEISKELMAAFKQHLMHVRAPVTMDMTVSVLTMGYWPTYPPCEVQMPSDMLVCQDVFKDFYLKKHSGRKLLWQPSLGHCVLKASFPSGNKELQVSLFQGLVLLMFNKKDSYSYEEIKQTTGIEDGELKRTLQSLACGKARVLHKVPRGKDVEETDKFVFNADFKNKLYRIKINQIQMKETQEEQSITQERVFQDRQYQIDAAIVRIMKTRKTSSHNLLITELYDQLKFPVKPSELKKRVESLIDRDYLQRDLDNTNTYHYVA